One window of the Cryptomeria japonica chromosome 7, Sugi_1.0, whole genome shotgun sequence genome contains the following:
- the LOC131045424 gene encoding phospholipase A1-Igamma3, chloroplastic-like: MEGRGEEQQKPSVGGRWEDIEGKHSWEGLLDPFDSTLKSEILRYGDFARVCYHAVVNERSRKGNLLLQESDNLQNCGYEITESIFVSVPSVMSYITRGPRMRTVWCGFIAVCTNENEIRRLGRRDIVVVFRGTGTPREWVQNLKLKVVAWSHLPDANPNPDVRVCMGFLGFYTDKEESLSKYSARDIIQSEITRLLEKYKGESLSITFTGHSLGAALATLSAYDIKLMQPSIPVTVFAFASPRVGNQAFASHMERIGVNVLRVVLKGDLIPLFPSGFFNRNREEHCHVGTVIFLDPDSSGELQLWKIDAMGRHDLGNHLYLIDGYQGGNREFISSDRGKRYIAKKIRKS, translated from the coding sequence ATGGAGGGCAGGGGGGAGGAGCAGCAGAAGCCCAGTGTTGGTGGTAGATGGGAAGATATAGAAGGTAAGCACTCTTGGGAAGGCCTGCTTGATCCTTTCGATTCCACTCTCAAATCCGAGATTCTCAGGTATGGGGATTTCGCAAGGGTATGTTATCATGCAGTAGTAAACGAGCGAAGTCGAAAAGGAAATTTGCTGTTACAGGAGTCCGATAATTTGCAGAATTGCGGCTATGAAATTACCGAATCCATATTTGTGAGTGTTCCCTCGGTGATGTCCTACATAACTCGGGGACCCAGAATGAGGACTGTTTGGTGTGGGTTCATTGCCGTTTGCACTAACGAAAATGAAATAAGGAGACTTGGACGGCGTGATATCGTGGTTGTGTTTAGAGGGACCGGTACACCACGGGAATGGGTTCAAAATCTTAAACTCAAGGTAGTCGCTTGGAGCCATCTGCCTGATGCAAATCCAAACCCTGATGTCAGGGTATGCATGGGATTTCTTGGGTTTTATACAGACAAAGAAGAATCCCTCTCTAAATACAGTGCAAGAGACATTATTCAGAGTGAGATTACAAGGTTATTGGAAAAGTATAAAGGGGAAAGTTTAAGCATAACATTTACGGGACACAGCTTGGGAGCAGCTCTCGCAACGTTGAGTGCATATGATATCAAACTGATGCAGCCTTCAATACCTGTCACAGTCTTCGCCTTCGCCTCCCCGCGGGTGGGAAACCAAGCCTTCGCCTCTCATATGGAAAGGATTGGAGTTAATGTGTTACGGGTGGTATTGAAGGGCGATCTAATTCCATTGTTTCCTTCAGGGTTCTTTAATCGGAATAGAGAAGAACACTGTCATGTAGGCACTGTGATTTTTCTGGACCCCGACTCCTCCGGTGAGTTGCAACTGTGGAAAATTGATGCTATGGGTCGCCACGATTTAGGTAATCATCTCTACTTAATTGATGGGTACCAAGGGGGGAACCGGGAATTCATATCTTCCGATAGAGGTAAGAGGTATATTGCGAAGAAGATTCGTAAGAGTTAG